In Hallerella succinigenes, the following are encoded in one genomic region:
- a CDS encoding MotA/TolQ/ExbB proton channel family protein, with protein sequence MSKMLESFNPANSGWQFMWIILAVFAIGIGFSIERIVYILIKSAKGRGKFLNQFGQLISAKQYDQALSLANSSKLPIAKVVAAIVSNRDAGREAMVNACDAVFLTEAPRLTRYISIISVMASISTLIGLMGTIYGLIFTFDAVANKPAAERPKALSDGIAIAMGTTLLGLISAVPQLVIVGILNMNSERLIQEMEEKGLKIINALS encoded by the coding sequence ATGTCTAAAATGCTTGAATCGTTCAACCCGGCGAACTCTGGTTGGCAGTTTATGTGGATCATTCTTGCCGTCTTCGCAATCGGTATCGGTTTCTCGATTGAACGTATCGTTTACATTCTCATCAAGAGCGCAAAGGGTCGCGGCAAGTTCTTGAACCAGTTCGGCCAGCTCATCAGCGCTAAGCAGTATGACCAGGCTTTGAGCCTCGCTAACTCTTCCAAGCTCCCGATCGCTAAGGTCGTTGCTGCTATCGTTAGCAACCGCGATGCTGGTCGTGAAGCGATGGTGAACGCTTGCGATGCTGTGTTCCTCACTGAAGCTCCGCGTCTCACTCGTTATATTTCCATCATTTCCGTTATGGCTTCCATCTCTACGTTGATCGGACTTATGGGTACGATTTACGGTCTGATCTTCACGTTCGACGCTGTTGCTAACAAGCCGGCTGCTGAACGTCCGAAGGCTCTTTCCGATGGTATTGCTATCGCTATGGGTACCACGCTCCTCGGTCTGATTTCTGCAGTTCCGCAGCTCGTCATCGTGGGTATCCTCAATATGAACAGCGAACGTCTCATTCAGGAAATGGAAGAAAAGGGACTCAAGATCATCAACGCCCTGTCGTAA
- a CDS encoding ExbD/TolR family protein, with protein sequence MAKAIKKSGKVEEPDLLPAMGLFTILIPMLLSMTSFSKLAIVEVNLPERSMMQMDDQTPPPPDEQALNLSLAITDEYLVIGARGGFQPNVYFKEFWVFRCKSDGQLIKYAADDVKKAISSGSAPKCKDGSEMDKEKYIYDIESIELDMIEKTSEEDAGRLMWGIYTSQSEGQPDSVLVDGNSNFLALVGEGEGGINPPAALKKPGAGVGVATLAQNSTRKLKPEDAAKLVVYPLSAYDEISKQLIQIHTAFIDLEDVDNIIIVANDNVQFDKIIQLMDRAKSAGFVKVNLAKLGG encoded by the coding sequence ATGGCAAAAGCAATCAAGAAATCAGGAAAAGTCGAAGAACCGGATTTGCTTCCGGCGATGGGCTTGTTCACAATTCTGATTCCGATGCTGCTCTCCATGACCTCGTTCTCGAAGTTGGCAATTGTTGAAGTCAATCTTCCGGAACGCTCTATGATGCAGATGGATGACCAGACTCCTCCACCTCCAGATGAGCAAGCATTGAATCTGTCCTTGGCCATTACTGATGAGTATCTCGTTATCGGTGCCCGCGGCGGTTTCCAACCCAACGTTTACTTTAAGGAATTTTGGGTTTTCCGTTGCAAGTCCGATGGCCAGCTTATCAAGTATGCGGCAGACGACGTAAAGAAGGCTATTAGTTCCGGCTCTGCTCCGAAGTGCAAAGACGGCAGCGAAATGGACAAAGAAAAGTATATCTATGACATCGAATCGATTGAATTAGATATGATTGAAAAGACTTCGGAAGAAGACGCAGGTCGTTTGATGTGGGGTATTTATACCTCTCAGTCTGAAGGCCAGCCGGATAGCGTCCTGGTCGATGGTAATAGCAACTTCCTCGCTCTCGTGGGTGAAGGCGAAGGTGGAATTAATCCGCCGGCAGCTCTCAAGAAACCGGGTGCAGGTGTTGGTGTCGCTACTCTCGCACAGAACTCAACCCGTAAGCTGAAGCCGGAAGATGCTGCAAAGCTTGTCGTTTATCCGCTCTCTGCGTATGACGAAATCTCTAAGCAGCTCATCCAGATCCATACGGCTTTCATTGACCTTGAGGACGTGGACAACATCATTATCGTGGCGAACGATAACGTCCAGTTCGATAAGATCATCCAGCTGATGGACCGCGCTAAGTCCGCAGGTTTTGTCAAGGTTAACCTTGCAAAGTTGGGAGGCTAA
- a CDS encoding tetratricopeptide repeat protein produces the protein MKKLFLVALTLFTFAGVTYADPCKDKTKEAKTMLAKCKAMKKGSSGYKQCASSYNLLKTQAQQACRSGGMDENEMQAAIKQWRTQVDRCKGKQSSRCASALQQLGNYQYRLEEKLQVDAMAQYEENVAWCEDRDNEPAKCQNLGSGPKVDHSKSLGYFLEYIDKYPKETRTPNVMYQASFVYEASGEEEKAYKLRMRLVKEFPDNGLVPKTWLRIAEYHFMNRKFREAIDAYKRVTGFENLTGKEAALAMYHLAESYYNIAEYEVAAKTYFVYIDGSDKGKYPNDLRLEAMDFMAASFSDIDDGVRVAAKFLKDKKVQFKDSLYYRIGMKNKDHDRNEEAVQSFKYLLDINPDYVDAPLADVAMVEILIIQQKFDEAQEQRKLVVKRYSKNSSWYKKNKQYPKSVENAEKAIRSAMLDIPQYDHAQAAKLMKQGDTESAKKRYDIAIKGYNEFLSHYKAEPSWDEYKVFANLALVYQEMNQFAKAADMFNKIVDADTNRYGRRALGSAAPYKKEDAGYNAVLMMDRARADAQKNKAGDDPVKAYNLPETKAYFAQMDKYMKKFSKQKEAVELAYNAAIVRYQAKQFKQAVIDFRALKTNYPNNQYILLISRMLAQSLLESEELDESQKEFEWLLKQYTEVKATRNDSMAKIIRTSIAAVLFQKADKAVKNGQYEQGAVAYLDLVKHYPKESFSDKAVFEAGTAYEKANNYDKAAQTFMMIPKNYGSSPLTIKGILRAAMAYKKAGKPEQAAQTFLFITNNFEKDSMAFAAIGFAAATYDSIPNKKMAAQTYEIAYKKYHDHEKTPGMLYSACLTYDEAKLPEEAIRCSKDLVRDYPKSSYALDAAFSIPVAYQNAKRWSEAADAYIFFAKTYTSDKEKLIAAYIGTARAYRELKDDKNAADYYKKTLDAYDKYGLQIKNADPGVPAEAAYYLGEMEYAKMDAITVSGKQKQKDAAVKKLTEILKVAVGHYSKSATYASEQWTFRATNKIGFLFVTMAAKIREQELNGKTNEEQFAERIGIVQQLPGYYDQAQPIFQKNIDLARDQGFYNADVIAAEEGYIEMYYQGCAVFVEVGDAFANSPLPDSAEIVAQYVEYDGMTKEDAAFAAGEDLQAYRDELSSRSQAAREAAVPRCATGIRASEHYGIDNQWTQKLYDMLRNLDEQNEALQIKITKFDASKLFQDPSYFKMKARLEQVRASKVMTKQEQLATYQEILKDAQAENEKLRAELKELQARLAPPPSATPATAPAQAQ, from the coding sequence ATGAAAAAACTATTTCTGGTCGCTTTGACGCTTTTCACCTTTGCCGGTGTGACTTACGCAGATCCGTGTAAAGATAAAACGAAAGAAGCGAAGACCATGCTCGCCAAATGTAAGGCGATGAAGAAGGGCTCGTCTGGTTACAAACAGTGCGCAAGTTCCTATAACCTTTTAAAAACCCAGGCTCAGCAGGCATGCCGCTCAGGTGGTATGGATGAAAACGAAATGCAGGCCGCTATTAAGCAGTGGCGTACGCAGGTCGATCGCTGTAAGGGTAAGCAGAGCTCTCGTTGCGCTAGCGCGCTTCAGCAGCTCGGTAACTACCAGTATCGCTTGGAAGAAAAGCTCCAGGTCGATGCTATGGCCCAGTATGAAGAAAACGTGGCATGGTGCGAAGACCGTGATAACGAACCGGCTAAGTGCCAGAACCTCGGATCGGGCCCGAAGGTCGATCACTCCAAGTCTCTCGGCTACTTCCTCGAATACATTGATAAGTATCCGAAGGAAACCAGAACTCCGAACGTGATGTATCAGGCTTCCTTCGTCTATGAAGCAAGTGGCGAAGAAGAAAAGGCTTACAAGCTCCGTATGCGTCTCGTGAAGGAATTCCCGGACAACGGTCTCGTTCCGAAGACCTGGCTCCGTATTGCGGAATACCACTTCATGAACCGTAAATTCCGCGAAGCTATCGATGCTTACAAGCGCGTGACCGGCTTTGAAAACCTCACGGGTAAGGAAGCCGCTCTTGCCATGTACCACTTGGCAGAATCTTACTACAACATCGCCGAATACGAAGTGGCTGCAAAGACCTATTTCGTTTACATCGACGGTTCCGACAAGGGTAAATATCCGAACGACTTGCGTCTTGAAGCTATGGACTTCATGGCAGCCTCCTTCTCTGACATCGATGACGGTGTCCGCGTGGCCGCTAAGTTCCTTAAAGACAAGAAGGTCCAGTTCAAGGATTCCCTCTACTACCGTATCGGTATGAAAAACAAGGACCACGACCGGAATGAAGAAGCCGTGCAGTCCTTCAAGTACTTGCTTGATATCAACCCGGATTATGTGGACGCTCCGCTCGCCGACGTCGCCATGGTTGAAATCCTTATCATTCAGCAGAAGTTTGATGAAGCTCAGGAACAGCGTAAGCTCGTCGTGAAGCGCTACAGCAAGAACTCTTCTTGGTACAAGAAGAACAAGCAGTATCCGAAGTCTGTCGAAAACGCAGAAAAGGCTATCCGCTCTGCAATGCTCGACATTCCGCAGTACGATCACGCTCAGGCTGCTAAGCTCATGAAGCAGGGCGACACCGAAAGTGCTAAGAAACGCTATGACATCGCTATCAAGGGTTATAACGAATTCTTGAGCCATTACAAGGCTGAACCGTCTTGGGATGAATACAAGGTCTTTGCAAACCTGGCTCTCGTCTATCAGGAAATGAACCAGTTCGCCAAGGCGGCTGACATGTTTAACAAAATCGTGGACGCAGACACGAACCGCTATGGTCGCCGCGCTCTCGGTTCCGCTGCTCCGTACAAGAAGGAAGATGCGGGTTACAACGCTGTCCTCATGATGGATAGAGCTCGTGCCGATGCCCAGAAGAACAAGGCTGGCGATGATCCGGTGAAGGCTTACAATCTTCCGGAAACCAAGGCTTACTTTGCTCAGATGGACAAGTACATGAAGAAGTTCAGCAAGCAGAAGGAAGCAGTGGAGCTTGCCTACAACGCAGCCATTGTCCGCTATCAGGCTAAGCAGTTCAAGCAGGCTGTTATCGACTTCCGTGCTTTAAAGACGAACTATCCGAATAACCAATACATTTTGCTCATCAGCCGTATGCTTGCTCAGTCTCTCCTCGAATCCGAAGAACTGGATGAATCTCAGAAGGAATTCGAATGGCTCTTGAAGCAGTACACCGAAGTCAAGGCTACTCGCAATGACTCCATGGCTAAGATTATCCGCACTTCCATCGCCGCTGTACTCTTCCAGAAGGCAGATAAGGCAGTGAAGAACGGTCAGTACGAACAGGGTGCTGTCGCTTACTTGGACCTCGTCAAGCACTATCCGAAGGAATCCTTCTCGGATAAGGCTGTGTTCGAAGCCGGTACCGCTTACGAAAAGGCTAACAACTACGATAAGGCCGCTCAGACCTTCATGATGATTCCGAAGAACTACGGTTCTTCGCCGCTCACCATCAAGGGTATCCTCCGTGCGGCTATGGCTTATAAGAAGGCTGGCAAGCCGGAACAGGCCGCTCAGACGTTCCTCTTCATTACGAACAACTTCGAAAAGGATTCTATGGCATTTGCAGCAATCGGCTTCGCCGCTGCTACCTATGACTCGATTCCGAACAAGAAGATGGCCGCTCAGACCTACGAAATTGCTTACAAAAAGTATCACGATCACGAAAAGACTCCGGGCATGCTCTATAGTGCTTGCTTGACTTACGATGAAGCCAAGCTTCCGGAAGAAGCGATCCGCTGCTCGAAGGACCTTGTTCGCGACTACCCGAAGAGCTCCTACGCTCTCGACGCGGCGTTCAGCATCCCGGTTGCTTACCAGAATGCAAAGCGCTGGTCTGAAGCTGCTGACGCTTACATCTTCTTCGCAAAGACCTATACCTCTGATAAGGAAAAGCTCATCGCTGCTTACATCGGAACGGCTCGTGCATACCGCGAACTCAAGGATGATAAGAACGCTGCTGATTACTACAAGAAGACTCTTGATGCTTACGACAAGTACGGTCTTCAGATCAAGAATGCCGATCCGGGCGTTCCGGCTGAAGCTGCTTACTACCTTGGCGAAATGGAATACGCCAAGATGGACGCAATCACCGTTTCTGGCAAGCAGAAGCAGAAGGACGCAGCCGTCAAGAAGCTCACCGAAATCTTGAAGGTCGCTGTCGGTCACTACTCGAAGTCTGCTACTTATGCATCTGAACAGTGGACGTTCCGTGCCACGAACAAGATTGGCTTCCTCTTCGTGACGATGGCCGCCAAGATTCGTGAACAGGAACTCAACGGTAAGACGAATGAAGAACAGTTCGCGGAACGCATCGGCATTGTCCAGCAGTTGCCGGGTTACTACGATCAAGCTCAGCCGATCTTCCAGAAGAACATCGACCTCGCCCGTGACCAGGGCTTCTACAACGCCGACGTCATCGCCGCTGAAGAAGGCTACATCGAAATGTACTACCAGGGTTGTGCCGTGTTCGTCGAAGTGGGTGATGCTTTCGCTAACTCTCCGCTTCCGGATAGTGCTGAAATCGTGGCTCAGTATGTGGAATACGACGGCATGACGAAGGAAGACGCTGCATTCGCTGCTGGCGAAGACCTCCAGGCCTACCGTGATGAATTGTCTAGCCGTTCTCAGGCTGCTCGCGAAGCTGCTGTTCCGCGTTGCGCAACGGGTATTCGCGCCTCTGAACACTATGGTATCGATAACCAGTGGACTCAGAAGCTCTACGACATGCTCCGTAACCTCGACGAACAGAACGAAGCTCTTCAGATCAAGATCACGAAGTTTGATGCTTCCAAGCTCTTCCAGGATCCGAGCTACTTCAAGATGAAGGCTCGCTTGGAACAGGTTCGCGCATCGAAGGTCATGACCAAGCAGGAACAGCTTGCGACTTACCAGGAAATCTTGAAGGATGCACAGGCTGAAAACGAAAAGCTCCGTGCTGAACTCAAGGAACTCCAGGCTCGTCTGGCTCCTCCGCCTTCGGCAACTCCGGCTACTGCCCCGGCTCAGGCTCAGTAA
- a CDS encoding AgmX/PglI C-terminal domain-containing protein: MAKTKKQVDPFVASLMPESDKRFAGVALISLVVALSVSLWASMYEAVVDEVIFEETAAEELTTTMKIEEKKEEKKEEKKKEEPKKPRKKAGGGGKPRGKGQPNAPQTRGVLKLLTAQTTKSNYAAYDLMKDQKFSKDINKVLKDVAGLQTTGKTVLGGRRGKADGGFNEGYAEGGSGGIGDGLGSLLGGGGGGIATRSKGTIKTPSARDIDMGAGGGSRSAADIMKVVRQRTPGLRHIYNKYLKKQPGFAGKVTLRFTIAPGGDIISISIASSTTGYGEFDNAVKNTVKRWTFSKVKSGNTTVTIPFTFSE; this comes from the coding sequence ATGGCAAAAACGAAAAAGCAAGTAGATCCGTTTGTTGCTTCCTTGATGCCGGAATCCGACAAACGCTTCGCGGGTGTCGCATTGATTTCTCTTGTTGTCGCTCTTTCTGTATCTCTTTGGGCGTCTATGTATGAAGCCGTGGTTGACGAAGTCATCTTCGAAGAAACCGCTGCCGAAGAACTCACGACGACCATGAAGATTGAAGAGAAGAAGGAAGAGAAGAAGGAAGAAAAGAAGAAAGAAGAACCGAAGAAGCCTCGTAAGAAGGCCGGTGGTGGCGGTAAGCCGCGCGGAAAGGGTCAGCCGAATGCTCCTCAGACCCGTGGCGTGCTGAAGCTCCTCACCGCTCAGACTACGAAGTCCAACTACGCTGCTTATGACCTTATGAAGGACCAGAAGTTCTCTAAGGACATTAACAAGGTGTTGAAGGACGTGGCAGGTCTCCAGACGACGGGTAAGACCGTTCTCGGTGGTCGTCGCGGTAAGGCTGACGGTGGCTTCAACGAAGGCTACGCAGAAGGTGGTTCCGGTGGTATCGGTGACGGTCTCGGAAGCCTTCTCGGCGGTGGTGGCGGTGGCATTGCTACCCGCTCCAAGGGAACGATCAAGACTCCGTCTGCCCGTGACATTGACATGGGTGCAGGTGGTGGCTCTCGTTCTGCTGCAGACATCATGAAGGTTGTCCGTCAGCGTACGCCGGGTCTGCGTCACATCTACAATAAGTACTTGAAGAAGCAGCCGGGATTTGCCGGTAAGGTGACGCTCCGCTTCACCATTGCTCCGGGTGGCGATATCATCTCCATCTCCATTGCATCCTCGACCACTGGTTACGGTGAATTCGACAATGCAGTGAAGAATACGGTGAAGCGCTGGACCTTCAGCAAGGTCAAGTCGGGCAACACTACGGTAACGATTCCGTTCACCTTCTCTGAATAA
- a CDS encoding OmpA family protein, with translation MTLKKVFVVLAGAMLFSGYASAKAINVPGDYDKIADALGNADAGDTIFVKRGTYNENITLVMGVVLKGEDPLSTIIDGGRRGPTVMGTSGAEMSHFTIRNGMEGILCENAAPYIHHCYVMDNKATGIAAFISLPNLRNNVVYGNRWSGILAWGAKSLDAYVEQNVVLRNGYSGLALKGPSNIVARNNIFMENHYYGVFADPAAGQTKIEYNNIYKNYYPFNRFIKVNRTNVSLDPKFINPSLGEPNFYCNSKSPMLKRGKGKLDIGLLAHDVVPEKEEVVNETRNPDTDGDGLCDPWVSEENQSEKYSAVCAGIDNCPEDAEDVDGFQDDDGCPDPDNDRDGVCDPWVEASGLLDKYAHTCKGADACPDNAESLNGYKDEDGCPDEVPVPPKKVFVLEGVNFESGKASITQDSDVSLRKVVDIMEAFPETTFEIVGHTDNVGSAEKNKKLSAERAEAVKKFLVDNGIAENRMVTRGAGDTQPKASNKTAEGRAQNRRIEFTRTDIK, from the coding sequence ATGACCCTAAAGAAAGTATTCGTAGTTCTTGCTGGGGCTATGCTCTTTTCGGGATACGCGTCGGCAAAGGCGATCAATGTGCCGGGCGATTACGATAAGATTGCGGACGCTCTCGGTAACGCAGACGCTGGCGATACGATTTTCGTCAAGCGCGGGACCTACAACGAAAACATTACCCTCGTCATGGGTGTTGTTCTGAAGGGTGAAGACCCTCTCTCAACAATCATCGATGGTGGCCGTCGCGGTCCGACCGTGATGGGTACTTCGGGCGCTGAAATGTCCCATTTCACCATCCGAAACGGCATGGAAGGTATCCTTTGCGAAAACGCAGCCCCATACATCCACCACTGCTACGTGATGGACAACAAGGCAACCGGTATCGCAGCCTTCATCTCTCTCCCGAATCTCCGCAACAACGTTGTTTACGGCAACCGCTGGTCCGGCATTCTCGCATGGGGCGCCAAATCTCTCGATGCGTATGTCGAACAGAACGTCGTTCTCCGCAACGGTTACTCGGGCCTCGCTCTGAAGGGCCCGTCGAACATTGTGGCTCGTAACAACATCTTCATGGAAAACCACTATTACGGTGTGTTCGCTGACCCGGCCGCCGGTCAGACGAAGATCGAATACAACAACATCTACAAGAACTACTACCCGTTCAACCGTTTCATCAAGGTGAACCGCACGAACGTTTCTTTGGACCCGAAGTTCATCAACCCGTCTCTCGGCGAACCGAACTTCTACTGCAACTCTAAGTCTCCGATGCTCAAGCGTGGTAAGGGCAAGCTCGACATCGGTCTTCTCGCTCATGACGTCGTTCCGGAAAAGGAAGAAGTTGTGAACGAAACTCGTAATCCGGATACGGATGGCGATGGTCTTTGCGATCCGTGGGTTTCCGAAGAAAACCAGTCTGAAAAGTATTCCGCAGTCTGCGCCGGCATTGATAATTGCCCGGAAGATGCAGAAGACGTCGATGGATTCCAGGACGACGATGGTTGCCCGGATCCGGATAACGACCGTGATGGCGTTTGCGATCCTTGGGTTGAAGCTAGCGGTCTCCTCGACAAGTACGCTCACACCTGTAAGGGTGCTGACGCTTGCCCGGATAACGCAGAATCGTTGAACGGTTATAAGGATGAAGACGGTTGCCCGGATGAAGTTCCGGTTCCGCCGAAGAAGGTCTTCGTTCTCGAAGGCGTGAACTTCGAATCTGGCAAGGCTTCTATCACGCAGGATTCCGATGTTTCCCTCCGCAAGGTTGTCGACATCATGGAAGCATTCCCGGAAACGACATTTGAAATTGTGGGTCATACCGATAACGTCGGTAGCGCTGAAAAGAACAAGAAGCTCTCTGCGGAACGCGCTGAAGCAGTGAAGAAGTTCCTTGTTGACAACGGCATTGCTGAAAATCGTATGGTGACCCGCGGTGCTGGCGATACTCAGCCGAAGGCTTCTAACAAGACTGCAGAAGGCCGCGCTCAGAACCGTCGCATTGAATTTACCCGTACGGATATCAAGTAA
- a CDS encoding tetratricopeptide repeat protein, which produces MTRFSFIKTTAVGLICTSAAFASPSYAPHKYQQNDWFGEFGSNNTAMYVNPAGIAETDQIELSIGYFSTISGEASQEYGSLTIPVGYDHTFGISFFENGADVDGGYSYVENAYMLGYAYRLMHCLALGVDLSILQINQFDMNKQLTLGADVGISWNPINNSRFGSLTLGIAFQNAVAPAISTEADNDSYHFVFMGADESYKVPSNLNFTLFYRGFNRMFEAKAEFSVIDVLHDDEEGGDGMNLETSFTLTYYLSSHLGVRLRFTKEGYPVLGATVNVKDVTIFRYVALDLEMSHDDIVEKKNRGFIWAVKLTTRFGNTREENIGEDRYRRLKIEPENDYRAAMRLYLNRQFLEAAYAFGKVQTKYPAFHLVDQAAFYKGKSFENMRMHKAAKAVYDDAVKRYPQSDQRAKYHFQLMNIDYKEGKYNDAMVKYQYIVQHFSESDVKADADYIAGQIKFEQGLYQETIDLLSAILPGNANYFYARYTMGIANSRMGKWDEAENCFRDIIDQPASNQSELDLQDAAKVKLGHIYFSGENANIPEAAGLYGQVKPGSPVYDEAMLALGWSFLKVNKPDEALKYAQWIIKNMPDSFLLSEAYLVEGYCFYMKKDYNNAEKSLSNAEKLTEKPVVSMAARDSARKAYEDNEAHFDSVQAKALDLSRQLPTPRVQMKRDQLRPDFDKANEAIDDYAKFMARSQQSDRFESNRKRVLEDAGFTLATVKTKKAESGGGSVGGANSQELQELEELDDLE; this is translated from the coding sequence ATGACACGCTTTAGCTTCATCAAGACAACAGCCGTTGGGCTTATCTGCACGAGTGCAGCGTTTGCTTCTCCGTCGTACGCTCCGCACAAGTACCAGCAGAATGACTGGTTTGGCGAATTTGGAAGCAACAACACGGCTATGTATGTGAATCCGGCTGGTATTGCCGAAACCGATCAGATTGAACTTTCTATCGGCTACTTCAGCACCATCAGCGGCGAAGCCTCTCAGGAATACGGATCTTTGACGATTCCGGTTGGCTACGATCACACGTTCGGTATTAGCTTCTTCGAAAACGGTGCCGATGTGGATGGTGGTTATTCCTACGTTGAAAACGCCTATATGCTCGGTTACGCTTACCGTCTCATGCATTGCTTGGCCTTGGGCGTTGACCTCTCAATCCTCCAGATCAACCAGTTCGACATGAACAAGCAGTTGACCTTGGGCGCGGATGTGGGTATCAGCTGGAATCCGATCAACAACTCCCGTTTCGGTAGCTTGACTCTCGGTATTGCATTCCAGAACGCGGTTGCTCCGGCAATTAGCACGGAAGCCGATAACGATTCCTATCACTTCGTTTTCATGGGTGCAGACGAATCCTATAAGGTTCCGAGCAACCTGAACTTCACTTTGTTCTATCGCGGCTTCAACCGCATGTTCGAAGCGAAGGCTGAATTCTCTGTCATCGACGTTCTCCACGATGATGAAGAAGGTGGCGACGGCATGAATCTCGAAACGAGCTTCACGTTGACCTACTACTTGAGCTCTCACTTGGGCGTCCGTCTTCGTTTCACGAAGGAAGGCTACCCGGTGCTTGGCGCAACGGTGAATGTGAAGGACGTAACGATTTTCCGTTATGTCGCACTTGACCTTGAAATGTCTCACGATGATATCGTGGAAAAGAAGAACCGCGGCTTTATCTGGGCTGTGAAGCTCACGACCCGCTTCGGTAATACCCGTGAAGAAAACATCGGCGAAGATCGTTATCGTCGTTTGAAGATTGAACCGGAAAACGATTACCGCGCCGCTATGCGTCTTTACTTGAACCGTCAGTTCCTCGAAGCTGCTTATGCCTTCGGTAAGGTTCAGACGAAGTACCCGGCATTCCACTTGGTGGACCAGGCTGCTTTCTACAAGGGCAAGTCCTTTGAAAATATGCGTATGCATAAGGCCGCCAAGGCTGTCTACGATGACGCTGTGAAGCGTTATCCGCAGAGTGACCAACGCGCTAAGTATCACTTCCAGTTGATGAACATCGACTATAAGGAAGGCAAGTATAACGACGCAATGGTGAAGTATCAGTACATCGTCCAGCACTTCAGCGAAAGCGATGTCAAGGCTGACGCTGACTATATTGCAGGTCAGATCAAGTTCGAACAGGGTCTCTATCAGGAAACCATCGACCTGCTCTCTGCAATTCTTCCGGGTAACGCAAACTACTTCTATGCTCGTTACACAATGGGTATTGCTAACAGCCGTATGGGTAAGTGGGACGAAGCTGAAAACTGTTTCCGCGACATCATCGACCAACCGGCATCCAATCAGTCTGAATTGGATCTCCAGGATGCTGCTAAGGTGAAGCTTGGCCATATCTACTTCTCTGGCGAAAATGCGAACATTCCGGAAGCTGCTGGTCTCTATGGTCAGGTGAAGCCGGGTTCTCCGGTCTACGATGAAGCGATGCTGGCTCTGGGCTGGTCCTTCCTCAAGGTTAACAAGCCGGATGAAGCTCTCAAATATGCTCAGTGGATCATCAAGAATATGCCGGATTCCTTCCTTCTCTCTGAAGCTTACCTTGTTGAAGGTTACTGCTTCTACATGAAGAAGGATTACAATAACGCAGAAAAGTCTTTGAGCAACGCTGAAAAGCTCACCGAAAAGCCGGTCGTTTCGATGGCTGCTCGTGACAGCGCTCGTAAGGCTTACGAAGACAACGAAGCTCACTTCGACAGCGTGCAGGCCAAGGCTCTCGATCTTTCTCGTCAGCTCCCGACCCCGCGTGTCCAGATGAAGCGCGATCAGCTCCGTCCTGACTTCGATAAGGCAAACGAAGCGATTGACGATTACGCTAAGTTCATGGCTCGTTCTCAGCAGAGTGATCGCTTTGAATCCAACCGTAAGCGCGTCCTCGAAGATGCAGGCTTTACCTTGGCTACTGTAAAGACCAAGAAGGCTGAAAGCGGTGGTGGTTCTGTTGGTGGTGCTAACTCTCAGGAACTCCAGGAATTGGAAGAGTTGGACGATTTGGAATAA
- a CDS encoding ExbD/TolR family protein — MARKTRKYSEDVPFSLTSMMDMMTIILVFLIKNLDAEGQLITQAENLVLPISTSKVQAKEVSLSVVVDAGHVVVDNQKIVATPDVMAQEDLLIAKVDSVLKLRRETEREHALKAGLPADEAGNIIIQIDKNIPYDVMYKVMATCGFSGYTNIAFAVNMKNGGEE, encoded by the coding sequence ATGGCACGTAAGACTCGTAAATATTCAGAAGACGTCCCGTTCTCCCTCACCTCCATGATGGACATGATGACCATCATTCTGGTGTTCCTTATCAAGAACCTTGACGCTGAAGGCCAGTTGATTACCCAGGCGGAAAACCTTGTCCTTCCGATTTCTACCTCTAAGGTGCAGGCGAAGGAAGTTTCCCTTTCTGTGGTTGTTGACGCTGGTCACGTGGTGGTCGATAATCAGAAGATTGTGGCGACTCCGGACGTGATGGCTCAGGAAGACTTGTTGATCGCTAAGGTTGACTCTGTCTTGAAATTGCGTCGTGAAACGGAACGTGAGCACGCTTTGAAGGCTGGCCTTCCGGCTGATGAAGCGGGTAATATCATTATCCAGATCGACAAGAACATCCCTTATGATGTGATGTACAAGGTGATGGCAACGTGTGGCTTCTCTGGCTATACGAACATTGCCTTCGCAGTGAACATGAAGAACGGCGGGGAGGAATAA